Proteins from one Colias croceus chromosome 22, ilColCroc2.1 genomic window:
- the LOC123702032 gene encoding far upstream element-binding protein 1 isoform X1, with translation MSDYSSMATLQNNSVTGGFAAALQRAKLVAAKIEGGGSKRSLEDGPEPSSKKMASAEPPYSPPQMSASAAAAAAAAAAAARIAANTGSPPAPPGPPNMMNDQAINDYIRVPDKMVGLIIGRGGEQITRLQAETGCKIQMAPDSGGQPDRLCTLTGSREAIARAKELVNNIVNHRGRENAPQHQEQGMSPMPRGGGGGGGLGVTDEIMLPGPKVGLIIGKNGKTIKQLQEQSGAKMVVIQDGPNTEYEKPLRISGDASKVEHAKQLVYELLQDKDGGPGPRFDDGYQDQGNGVTSTEVLVPKIAVGVVIGRGGDMIKKIQNDSGCRVQFHQEREEGPGDKRCYLQGLPHQVDHARQMIEDLISSVNLAIRSGRGRPTNKNQGNNDRDNQQWQDSAPEVRVSFTVSNVKCGLIIGRGGEVIKQINAQSGAHCELDRRAQNQDRVNRTFFIKGHPDAVENCKRIIMEKVGMPVNFVADGGGEGNSGNGGNNGNSGGGGGGGGEFYGGGPAWGYNPHWHQQPQPHQPQQQQVQINPSTGQPDYSQQWIDYYRSLGLVKEAEAIEQQAKQQQQIGSNNTANTSSPSPAPAPAANNSAPDYSAQWAEYYRGIGKVKEAEAIEAQIKAKQQQQQQQAPPQQAPPAPTSQPSGASPGGMGQYPQYPMYPPVYPYAYNPYGGGQQDAAHQ, from the exons ATGAGTGATTATTCTTCTATGGCTACGCTCCAAAACAACAGTGTAACAGGGGGATTTGCGGCTGCTCTACAACGTGCGAAATTG GTGGCCGCGAAGATTGAAGGTGGCGGAAGTAAGAGATCTCTTGAAGACGGACCTGAACCAAGCTCTAAGAAAATGGCATCAGCTGAACCACCTTATTCTCCACCACAGATGAG TGCGTCAGCAGCAGCAGCGGCAGCGGCGGCTGCGGCCGCAGCAAGGATCGCGGCCAACACTGGCTCCCCGCCAGCCCCGCCCGGCCCGCCCAACATGATGAACGACCAAGCCATTAATGACTATATCAGGGTTCCTGATAAAATGGTCGGACTCA TAATCGGTCGCGGCGGCGAGCAGATCACGCGGTTACAGGCGGAGACGGGTTGCAAGATACAAATGGCTCCGGACTCGGGCGGTCAACCGGATAGGCTTTGTACTCTCACTGGGTCGCGCGAGGCTATCGCTAGGGCCAA GGAGCTAGTGAACAACATAGTGAATCACCGCGGACGCGAGAATGCCCCGCAGCATCAGGAACAGGGCATGTCACCGATGCCCAGGGGAGGGGGCGGTGGTGGTGGCCTTGGTGTTACT gATGAAATCATGTTACCCGGACCGAAAGTCGGATTGATCATCGGTAAAAACGGCAAAACCATCAAGCAACTGCAAGAGCAGTCGGGTGCGAAGATGGTTGTTATACAAGATGGACCTAACACTGAATAT GAAAAGCCACTACGTATTTCCGGTGACGCGTCAAAAGTGGAGCACGCGAAACAGCTTGTGTACGAGCTGTTGCAAGACAAAGATGGCGGCCCGGGGCCACGGTTCGACGATGGGTACCAAGATCAGGGGAACGGGGTTACTTCTACTGAG GTCCTGGTACCAAAGATAGCCGTCGGTGTCGTGATAGGCAGGGGCGGGGATATGATCAAGAAGATACAGAATGACTCGGGCTGCAGGGTGCAGTTCCACCAGGAGAGGGAAGAAGGCCCGGGGGATAAGAG GTGCTATCTGCAAGGGCTGCCTCATCAAGTGGATCATGCGCGGCAGATGATTGAAGACCTTATCAGCAGTGTTAAT TTGGCAATCCGTTCGGGCCGAGGCCGACCAACGAACAAGAACCAGGGTAACAACGACAGAGACAACCAGCAGTGGCAGGATAGCGCTCCAGAAGTGAGGGTCAGCTTCACCGTCTCTAATGTGAAGTGTGGACTCATTATTGGAAGAG GAGGTGAAGTAATAAAGCAAATAAACGCGCAGTCTGGCGCTCACTGCGAGCTCGACAGGCGCGCGCAGAACCAGGACCGCGTGAACCGGACGTTCTTCATCAAGGGCCACCCGGACGCTGTGGAGAACTGCAAGCGGATCATCATGGAGAAAGTTGGCATG CCGGTGAACTTCGTGGCGGACGGCGGCGGCGAAGGCAACAGCGGCAATGGCGGCAACAACGGCAACAGCGGGGGCGGCGGTGGGGGGGGCGGCGAGTTCTACGGCGGCGGGCCCGCCTGGGGATACAACCCGCACTGGCACCAGCAGCCGCAGCCGCACCAGCCGCAG CAACAGCAAGTGCAAATCAACCCGTCCACCGGGCAGCCAGACTACTCCCAACAGTGGATTGACTACTATCGGTCCCTCGGCCTCGTGAAGGAAGCAGAGGCCATTGAGCAGCAGGCGAAGCAGCAGCAGCAGATTG GCTCGAACAACACGGCGAACACGTCGAGCCCGAgccccgcgcccgcgcccgccGCCAACAACTCGGCGCCGGACTACAGCGCGCAGTGGGCGGAGTACTACCGCGGGATCGGGAAGGTGAAGGAGGCCGAGGCTATTGAGGCGCAGATTAAGGCCAAG CAACAGCAACAACAGCAACAAGCGCCGCCGCAACAAGCGCCCCCGGCCCCAACATCGCAGCCGTCGGGCGCGTCGCCCGGCGGCATGGGCCAGTACCCGCAGTACCCGATGTACCCGCCCGTGTACCCGTACGCGTACAACCCGTACGGCGGCGGCCAACAGGACGCGGCGCACCAGTGA
- the LOC123702032 gene encoding far upstream element-binding protein 2 isoform X2 — protein sequence MSDYSSMATLQNNSVTGGFAAALQRAKLVAAKIEGGGSKRSLEDGPEPSSKKMASAEPPYSPPQMRELVNNIVNHRGRENAPQHQEQGMSPMPRGGGGGGGLGVTDEIMLPGPKVGLIIGKNGKTIKQLQEQSGAKMVVIQDGPNTEYEKPLRISGDASKVEHAKQLVYELLQDKDGGPGPRFDDGYQDQGNGVTSTEVLVPKIAVGVVIGRGGDMIKKIQNDSGCRVQFHQEREEGPGDKRCYLQGLPHQVDHARQMIEDLISSVNLAIRSGRGRPTNKNQGNNDRDNQQWQDSAPEVRVSFTVSNVKCGLIIGRGGEVIKQINAQSGAHCELDRRAQNQDRVNRTFFIKGHPDAVENCKRIIMEKVGMPVNFVADGGGEGNSGNGGNNGNSGGGGGGGGEFYGGGPAWGYNPHWHQQPQPHQPQQQQVQINPSTGQPDYSQQWIDYYRSLGLVKEAEAIEQQAKQQQQIGSNNTANTSSPSPAPAPAANNSAPDYSAQWAEYYRGIGKVKEAEAIEAQIKAKQQQQQQQAPPQQAPPAPTSQPSGASPGGMGQYPQYPMYPPVYPYAYNPYGGGQQDAAHQ from the exons ATGAGTGATTATTCTTCTATGGCTACGCTCCAAAACAACAGTGTAACAGGGGGATTTGCGGCTGCTCTACAACGTGCGAAATTG GTGGCCGCGAAGATTGAAGGTGGCGGAAGTAAGAGATCTCTTGAAGACGGACCTGAACCAAGCTCTAAGAAAATGGCATCAGCTGAACCACCTTATTCTCCACCACAGATGAG GGAGCTAGTGAACAACATAGTGAATCACCGCGGACGCGAGAATGCCCCGCAGCATCAGGAACAGGGCATGTCACCGATGCCCAGGGGAGGGGGCGGTGGTGGTGGCCTTGGTGTTACT gATGAAATCATGTTACCCGGACCGAAAGTCGGATTGATCATCGGTAAAAACGGCAAAACCATCAAGCAACTGCAAGAGCAGTCGGGTGCGAAGATGGTTGTTATACAAGATGGACCTAACACTGAATAT GAAAAGCCACTACGTATTTCCGGTGACGCGTCAAAAGTGGAGCACGCGAAACAGCTTGTGTACGAGCTGTTGCAAGACAAAGATGGCGGCCCGGGGCCACGGTTCGACGATGGGTACCAAGATCAGGGGAACGGGGTTACTTCTACTGAG GTCCTGGTACCAAAGATAGCCGTCGGTGTCGTGATAGGCAGGGGCGGGGATATGATCAAGAAGATACAGAATGACTCGGGCTGCAGGGTGCAGTTCCACCAGGAGAGGGAAGAAGGCCCGGGGGATAAGAG GTGCTATCTGCAAGGGCTGCCTCATCAAGTGGATCATGCGCGGCAGATGATTGAAGACCTTATCAGCAGTGTTAAT TTGGCAATCCGTTCGGGCCGAGGCCGACCAACGAACAAGAACCAGGGTAACAACGACAGAGACAACCAGCAGTGGCAGGATAGCGCTCCAGAAGTGAGGGTCAGCTTCACCGTCTCTAATGTGAAGTGTGGACTCATTATTGGAAGAG GAGGTGAAGTAATAAAGCAAATAAACGCGCAGTCTGGCGCTCACTGCGAGCTCGACAGGCGCGCGCAGAACCAGGACCGCGTGAACCGGACGTTCTTCATCAAGGGCCACCCGGACGCTGTGGAGAACTGCAAGCGGATCATCATGGAGAAAGTTGGCATG CCGGTGAACTTCGTGGCGGACGGCGGCGGCGAAGGCAACAGCGGCAATGGCGGCAACAACGGCAACAGCGGGGGCGGCGGTGGGGGGGGCGGCGAGTTCTACGGCGGCGGGCCCGCCTGGGGATACAACCCGCACTGGCACCAGCAGCCGCAGCCGCACCAGCCGCAG CAACAGCAAGTGCAAATCAACCCGTCCACCGGGCAGCCAGACTACTCCCAACAGTGGATTGACTACTATCGGTCCCTCGGCCTCGTGAAGGAAGCAGAGGCCATTGAGCAGCAGGCGAAGCAGCAGCAGCAGATTG GCTCGAACAACACGGCGAACACGTCGAGCCCGAgccccgcgcccgcgcccgccGCCAACAACTCGGCGCCGGACTACAGCGCGCAGTGGGCGGAGTACTACCGCGGGATCGGGAAGGTGAAGGAGGCCGAGGCTATTGAGGCGCAGATTAAGGCCAAG CAACAGCAACAACAGCAACAAGCGCCGCCGCAACAAGCGCCCCCGGCCCCAACATCGCAGCCGTCGGGCGCGTCGCCCGGCGGCATGGGCCAGTACCCGCAGTACCCGATGTACCCGCCCGTGTACCCGTACGCGTACAACCCGTACGGCGGCGGCCAACAGGACGCGGCGCACCAGTGA